CAGCGACGGCGTCCGGTCGATCCTGTACTTCGGGGCGCAGGCCGACGCCGGGCTGGCCCGGGCCTGGGTGATGATCGCGATCGCCACCGTCGCCGCACTGGTCTTCGGCTTCGCGATGACCACCTACTACGACCGCCGCGGCCTGCACCGGGTGCATCCCGAGACGAGTTGAGCCGCCCCGCCCGGCCCTCCCGCAGGTGCCGGCCCGACGCCCCGGGAGCTGCTGGCATGCTGGGCGCATGGCGGAACTCAACGGCAGGCCCGTCGGGGCGGACGAGCTGCAGGCGCTGGCCCTGACCAACTACGGCCACTTCACCTCCATGCGGGTGGAGGACGGCCGGGTCCGCGGCCTGGCGCTGCACCTGGAGCGGCTGGCCCGGGACTGCCGGGCCGTCTTCGGCGTCGAGCTGGACACCGGGCGGGTCCGCGGACTGGCCCGGCGCGCGGCGCCGGCCGCCGGCACCGGCGTGGTGCGGGTCACCGTCTTCGACCCGGCGCTGGACATCGGCCGGCTGGGCGCGGGCGGCCGCCCGCAGGTGCTGGTGACGACCCGGCCGGCCGGTGCGCTGCCGCTGCCACCCCTGCGGGTCCGGTCGGTGGAGTTCCTCCGGGACGCGCCGGAGATCAAGAGTGTCGGCCTGTTCGGCTCACTCCGGCAGCGCCGGGCGGCCCAGCTGGCCGGTTTCGACGACGCCCTGTTCACCGACGCCGAGCAGGAAATCTCCGAGGGCGGTACCTGGAACGTCGGCTTCGTCCGGGACGGCCAAGTCCTCTGGCCGGCCGCGCGGTGCCTGGTGGGCACCACGATGGAGCTGGTCAAGCAGGTGCACGGGGGTGCCACCGAGCCGGTGCGGCTCGCCGACCTGGCGGGCTTCGAGGCGGCCTTCGCCACCAATGTCGCCATCGGCGTCCAGGCGATCTCCGCCGTCGACGGGCTGGCGCTGCCGGGCAGCCACCCGGTGATCGACCTGCTGCGGCAGAAGTACCTGGACCTCCCGGGCGACCCGCTGTAGTGGCGGCGGGGCCGGCGCGGTGCGCGGGGTGGGCGGGTGGGCGGGTGGGCGGGGCGCACTCAGCCGGGCTTGCGGGCCTCGATCAGGTAGCGGGTGGTGCGGGCCCTGAACGGCCCCTCGGCCTCGATCCGCCGGTGCAGCTCCCGCAGGCGGTCGCGGTACCGGTCGGCGCTGAAGTCGGGGACCATCCAGATCACCTTGCGCAGGAAGTACACCACCGCGCCGATGTCCCGGAACTCGGTGGGCAGCGATTCCAGGCGCAGGTCCACCACCTCCAGCCCGGCGGCCGCCGCCTCCCGGCGGGCGTCGTCGGGGTGGCGGCCCCGGCGGACCGCCTCGGGCTGCGGCCCGAGGAAGTACTCGACGAGTTCGAAGACGCTGGCCGGACCGACGTGCTGGGCGAGGTAGCTGCCGCCGGGTCGGAGCACCCGGGCGATCTCCGCCCACCGGACGGCCACCGGGTGCCGGCTGGTGACCAGGTCGAAGGCCTCCGCGGCGAACGGCAGCGGCCCCTCCTCCCCGTCCGCGACGACGACCGCGCCGAGCGGGTGCAGCAGCCGCGTCGCCAGGGCCACGTTCGGCGGCCGGCCCTCGGTCGCGACCATCACCGGCGGCAGCTTCGGGACGCCCGCGAGCACCTCGCCGCCACCGGTCTGCAGGTCCAGCGCGGCGTCCACCCGGGCCAGCCGCTCGCCGATCGTCCGCTGGTACCCCCAGGAGGGGCGCTGCTCGGTGGCGCGGCCGTCCAGCCAGGAGAAGTCCCAGCCGTCCACCGGGACGGCCTCGGCCTCCCCGACCAGCTCTTCGAAGGAACGTGACATATCCGGATTGTCGGGGCGGGCGGGTGCGCCGGACAAAGGAATTTCCCTCGGCGGACCAGGCGGCGCCCCGGCCGACCTGGGCCCGGCCCGGGCCGGCTGCCGCGTCAGTGCCCGGCCGGGCCGGCCGCCGGTGGGGGAGTCGCGGCCGCGAGCCGGGCGGCCCGCAGCGTGAGGTGGTGCCGCTCCGGGAGGCTGGCCGTGCGGTTGGCGGCCGCGCGGTAGTTCTCGACGGCGCCGGCCGGGTCGCCGGCCTGCTCCAGCAGATGCGCCCGGACGGCGTACAGGCGGTGGTGGCCCGTCAGCAGGCCGTCCGCCTCCAGCTCCGCCAGGATGTCGAGCCCGGCGGCCGGGCCGTGCACCATCGAGGCGGCGACCGCGCGGTTGAGGGTGACCACCGGGCCGGCCGAGACGCTCTCCAGCACCTCGTACAGGGCCAGGATCTGCGGCCAGTCGGTCTCGCCCGCGGTCGGCGCCTCGTCGTGCACGGCGGCGATCGCCGCCTGCAGCTGGTACGGGCCGACCGGGCCGCGCGGCAGGGCGGCGGTGATCAGCGCCACGCCCTCGGCGACCAGGGCCGCGTCCCAGCGGGTACGGTCCTGCTCGGTGAGCGGGACGAGGTCGCCGTCCGGTCCGGTCCGGGCGGTGCTGCGGGCGTGGCTGAGCAGCATCAGCGCGAGCAGCCCGGCGACCTCGCCGTCCTCGGGGAGCAGCGCGTACAGGGCCCGGGTCAGCCGGATCGCCTCGTGGGAGAGCTCCACCCGCTGCAGGTCGGGGCCGGCGCTGCTGGTGTAGCCCTCGTTGAAGATCAGGTAGAGCACGTGCAGCACGGCGTCGAGCCGGGCCGGACGGTCCTGCGGCTCCGGGAGCCGGAACGGCAGCCCGGAGGTCCGGATCCGCTGCTTGGCGCGGCTGATCCGCTGCCCCATGGTCGACTCGGGCACCAGGAAGGCGCCCGCGATCTCGGCGGTGCTCAGGCCGCCCACCGAGCGCAGGGTGAGGGCGATCGCGGAGGCCGGCGAGAGCGAGGGGTGGCAGCAGAGGAACAGCAGGGTCAGCGTGTCGTCGCGGCCGACCGGGTCCTCCTCGTCGGCCGGCGGGGCCGCCAGCCGGTCGGCCGGCACCTGCCGGGCGGAGAGGTCCTCGCGGCGGCGGCGCGCCTGCTCGTTGCGCACCTGGTCGGTCATCCGACGGGAGGCGACCTGGATCAGCCAGCCCCGTGGGTTGTTCGGCACACCCTCCGCCGGCCACTGCGCGGAGGCCGCCAGCAGCGCTTCCTGGACGGCGTCCTCGGCGGCGTAGAAGTCGCCGTGGCGGCGGGTGAGCACGCCGACGACCTGCGGCGCGAGTTCGCGCAGCAGGTCGTTGACGGCGTTCACGGGGCGGGTCAGCGCACCGCTCCGTCCACCGCTGTGTCCATCACGGTGTCCACGGCCTCCGTCACAGGTCCGAGGGCGGGCCGGACATCACCTGGCGGACCTCGATCGGCATGTTCAGCGGCTCGCCCTTCGGGCCGGGGGCCGCCGAGATGCCCGCGGCGATCTCCACCGCCCGGCCGGGCTCCTCGCAGTCCACGATCCACCAGCCGGCCAGGAACTCCTTGGTCTCGGCGAACGGTCCCTCGGTCACCACCGGGGCGCCCTTCGCGTGCGAGCGGACGATCTTGGCGGTGTCCGGCATGGCCAGGCCCTGGGCGTCCACCAGCTCGCCGGACTCGGCCAGCTTCAGGTTGGTGTCCCGCATGAAGCCGATGTGCGCCCGGAGCTCCTCCGGCGTCCAGCTGTCGATCGGCGCGAAATCGGCGGTCTGCTGGCTGAACTGCATCAACAGCATGTACTTCATGGCCTGCTCCTCTGATCGGTGCGCCCGGTGGGGGCGCTTTCACGGACAGGTCGAAGCCGGCCCCGCGCCTTCGACATCCTCGGCGGGATGCCGCGAAAAAAATTTAGCGCCCCGGGGTCACCGCCCGGCCGGGGCGCACCGGTACCCGCCCGCCGGACCGTGGGCGGCCGGGATCAGCGGCCCGGCGGCAGGGCGTCCAGGTACACCCAGGCGCCGTCCACCCGGACGAAGCGGCTGTGCTCGCGCAGCACGTCCGGGCTCCCGCCGTCGGTGAAGTGGGCGCTGAAGTCGACCGTGCCCTCGGTGTGGAACGGCCCGCCCTCGGTGCCGGCGTGGACCTCCAGCCGCTGCCAGCGCAGCCCCGGATCGAAGTCCACCCCGGCCGGCCGGGTCCCCGGGTGCCAGGACCGCAGCAGGTACGCCTCGTCCCGGACGACGAAGGCGCTGTACCGCGACCGCATCAGCCGCTCGGCGGTCGGGGCGACGGCCTCACCCCGGTGGAACCGGCCGCAGCAGTCCCCGTACGAGGCGGGCAGGCCGCACGGGCAGGCGGCGGTGGCGGAGAGGGCGGGGGCGGGCGGCGGCTTTCGTCGTGACATGGAGCCAGCCTAGGGGCCGCCCGCCCGCCCGATGAACTAGCGCGAGCCGCTCTCCAGCAGGTCGGCGTGGTGCCGGCGGGTCACCTCGGGGTGTGCCCGCAGGTATCCCTTCAGCTCGTTGCGGCCGAAGTCGGCGAAGAGGGGGTTGCCCGGGTCCTGGGTGGCGCCCGGGGCGTGGTGGGCGAGCGGGAAGTCCAGCGGTTCGATGTGGGCGTCCAGGCGCGGGTTGTAGAAGAACGGGACGGAGAACCGCTCGCGGGCGCCGGCCGGGCTCACCACGCGGTGGTTGGTGGCCTTGAGGTATCCGTCGGTGGCGACCTCCAGCAGTTCGCCGAGGTTGACCACGAAGGCGCCCTCCATCGGCGGGACCTCCAGGAAGGACCGGTCGGCGCGCTCCACCTGCAGGCCGCCGACGCTGTCCTGCAGCAGCAGGGTGATGAAGCCGTAGTCCTTGTGCGCGCCGACGCCCTGGCCGGCGCCGTCGGGGGCGGTGCCGGGGTAGCGCACCAGCTTCAGTCGCAGGTGCGGGTGGCCGGCGAAGGCGTAGTCGTAGAAGTCGGCCGGCGCCCCGATCGAGGCCAGCAGTTCGTGCAGCAGCCGCTCGGCGACCGCGCTGAGCCGGTCGATCCAGTGCAGGGCGGCGGCGCGCAGCTCCGGCAGGGCCTGCGGCCACTGGTTCGGGCCCTCCAGCCACCAGTAGGGCGGCTCGCCGGGGGCGGGGACGTGCGGCGGCAGCTCGGCGCCGATGTCCAGCTGGTCGCGCCAGTCCTGGCTGCCGCCGGTGCGCTCGTCCCCGGTGCGGGTGTAGCCGCGGAAGTGCGGGGAGTTCAGGTTGCTCACGGCCAGCCGGTCGGCCTCGGGGAGGGCGAAGAAGGCCCGCATCGCGTCGGTCAGCGCGGCGGTCTCCTCGGCGGTGATGCCGTGGCCGGTGAGCTGGAAGAAGCCGACCTCGGTGGCGGCGGCCCGCAGGTCGTCGTGCAGCCGGGCGCGCTCCTCCGGGGCGCCGGCGGCGAGCGAGAGGTCGATCACCGGAAGTCCGGCGGCGGGCGTGCCGTCGGGGGTGGAGCCGGAGGAAGGGATGGGTGCCTGCTGCGTCATGGGTGACATCCGCTGTGTCTCGTCCCGGCCGGGCCCGGTGGTGACCGGGGACGCCGAGGCCGCGCCGGGTAGGGCGGGGGCCGCGGGGCCGGGAGGGGGATGCGGGCCCCGCGGGGCCCGCCGTGAAGGTGTGGGGAGGGTCAGCCGGAGCGTCGACAGGACATGCTCGTGACGCGGAGCAGGTCCACGTGGCGACGGCTGACGAGTATGAGCACGTCGTCCAGCCTAGATCACCGGGTCGGCGGCGGGCGAGCAGCCTGCTGTGGGGTGTGCCACGCCGCCGTGCGGGAATGTCCCGCCGCGAGTACGTCCATCGCCGATCCTCCCCGCACCGGGTGGATTCTCAAGGCCAGGCTCCGCGAGCGTGGACGGTTCGTCAAGAAGCCGGGCGCGCGGCGGGCCGCAGCCGGCGGGCGTCCGCGCCGGCCGCCCGGCGGGGCGAGGAGGGCAACCTGGGAGTAGGCACGCGAGTGGCCCGGGCCCCAGCATGGACCGTCCGTTCGTCCGGCCGACCCTGCGGAGAGAACAGTCATGCCCCACATCAGCATCACCAACGGTCTCCCGGGCATCAGCGGCCTGATGGCCCGGCGCCCCGACACCGCCGCCCCGCTGAACCAGCTCGCCGAGACGCTGCTCCGCAGCCCGCTGTCGCTGAGCCGCGGCGAGCGGGAGCTGATCGCCGCGTACACCTCGGAACTCAACGAGACGGAGTTCTGCTCGGGATCGCACAGCGCCTTCGCCGCGGCGCAGCTCGACGGCGGCGCGGAGCTGGTGAAGGCGGTGCTGCACGGGCTCGACGAGGCGCCCGTCACGCCGCGGCTGCGGGCCCTGCTGCGGATCGCCGGCGCCGTCCGGGGGCCCGTCCGAGCACTGCCGCCGGAGCTGGTGGCGCAGGCCCGGGCGGCCGGCGCCGACGACGACCAGATCCACGACACGGTGCTGATCGCGGCGGCGTTCTGCCTGTACAACCGCTATGTGACCTGCCTCGACACCGAGCTGCCGGCCGACCCGGGCTACTACGAGGAGGGCGCGGAGCGGATCGTCACCCGCGGCTACGCCCCGGCGGCCCGCTGAGGGCGCACCGCTGACCGCACACCGCCGTCGGCGGGCCGGCGGGCGGCGGGTGGTTCGGGAGGTGGCAGGGACGGCCGAAAGTCGTCGGTGGGGCGGTCGCGGCGGGCCGTTCGGGCGGGGGTGGCTCCCCATTCGGCCGCGGACTGTGTAAGGGTGTCCTAACAAGAAACGGGTCCGGGCATAGGTCTGGTCTATGGGTCCATAGGTCCAGCACGTCTACCGGACGGGCGCCGGCCGGGAAATCGTGGTCCCTGCAGCACCGGGCTGCCCCGGCCCGCCCGGATCCGTCGCCCGCTCGCCCGCCCTGCCAGTCGGAGGAACGCCCCATGCCCCGTCCCATACGTGTGGCCATCGTCGGAGCCGGTCCCGCCGGGATCTACGCCGCGGACGCGCTGATGAAGTCCGACGTGGCCCAGGACCCGGGTGTGTCGATCGACCTCTACGAGCGGATGCCCGCGCCCTTCGGCCTGATCCGGTACGGCGTCGCGCCGGACCACCCGCGGATCAAGGGCATCATCACCGCGCTGCACCAGGTGCTGGACAAGCCGCAGATCCGCCTCTTCGGCAACGTCGACTACCCGGGCGACATCAGCCTGGACGAGCTGCACCAGTTCTACGACGCGCTGATCTTCTCCACCGGCGCCGACGCCGACCGCGACCTCACCGTCCCCGGCATCGAGCTGGACGGCTCCTACGGCGCGGCCGACTTCGTCTCCTGGTACGACGGCCACCCCGACGTGCCGCGCGACTGGCCGCTGGACGCCGAGAAGGTCGCGGTGCTCGGTGTCGGCAACGTCGCCCTGGACGTGGCCCGGATCCTGGCCAAGACCGCGGACGAACTGCTCCCCACCGAGATCCCCGCCAACGTGTACCAGGGGCTGGCCGCCAACAAGGCCGTCGAGGTGCACGTCTTCGGCCGCCGCGGCCCCGCCCAGGCCAAGTTCAGCCCGATGGAGCTGCGCGAGCTCGACCACTCCCCGACCATCGAGGTCGTCGTCGAC
The sequence above is a segment of the Kitasatospora sp. NBC_00240 genome. Coding sequences within it:
- a CDS encoding sigma-70 family RNA polymerase sigma factor, whose product is MNAVNDLLRELAPQVVGVLTRRHGDFYAAEDAVQEALLAASAQWPAEGVPNNPRGWLIQVASRRMTDQVRNEQARRRREDLSARQVPADRLAAPPADEEDPVGRDDTLTLLFLCCHPSLSPASAIALTLRSVGGLSTAEIAGAFLVPESTMGQRISRAKQRIRTSGLPFRLPEPQDRPARLDAVLHVLYLIFNEGYTSSAGPDLQRVELSHEAIRLTRALYALLPEDGEVAGLLALMLLSHARSTARTGPDGDLVPLTEQDRTRWDAALVAEGVALITAALPRGPVGPYQLQAAIAAVHDEAPTAGETDWPQILALYEVLESVSAGPVVTLNRAVAASMVHGPAAGLDILAELEADGLLTGHHRLYAVRAHLLEQAGDPAGAVENYRAAANRTASLPERHHLTLRAARLAAATPPPAAGPAGH
- a CDS encoding YciI family protein; its protein translation is MKYMLLMQFSQQTADFAPIDSWTPEELRAHIGFMRDTNLKLAESGELVDAQGLAMPDTAKIVRSHAKGAPVVTEGPFAETKEFLAGWWIVDCEEPGRAVEIAAGISAAPGPKGEPLNMPIEVRQVMSGPPSDL
- a CDS encoding 2-oxoglutarate and iron-dependent oxygenase domain-containing protein, giving the protein MSPMTQQAPIPSSGSTPDGTPAAGLPVIDLSLAAGAPEERARLHDDLRAAATEVGFFQLTGHGITAEETAALTDAMRAFFALPEADRLAVSNLNSPHFRGYTRTGDERTGGSQDWRDQLDIGAELPPHVPAPGEPPYWWLEGPNQWPQALPELRAAALHWIDRLSAVAERLLHELLASIGAPADFYDYAFAGHPHLRLKLVRYPGTAPDGAGQGVGAHKDYGFITLLLQDSVGGLQVERADRSFLEVPPMEGAFVVNLGELLEVATDGYLKATNHRVVSPAGARERFSVPFFYNPRLDAHIEPLDFPLAHHAPGATQDPGNPLFADFGRNELKGYLRAHPEVTRRHHADLLESGSR
- a CDS encoding class I SAM-dependent methyltransferase, with amino-acid sequence MSRSFEELVGEAEAVPVDGWDFSWLDGRATEQRPSWGYQRTIGERLARVDAALDLQTGGGEVLAGVPKLPPVMVATEGRPPNVALATRLLHPLGAVVVADGEEGPLPFAAEAFDLVTSRHPVAVRWAEIARVLRPGGSYLAQHVGPASVFELVEYFLGPQPEAVRRGRHPDDARREAAAAGLEVVDLRLESLPTEFRDIGAVVYFLRKVIWMVPDFSADRYRDRLRELHRRIEAEGPFRARTTRYLIEARKPG
- a CDS encoding YchJ family metal-binding protein, producing the protein MSRRKPPPAPALSATAACPCGLPASYGDCCGRFHRGEAVAPTAERLMRSRYSAFVVRDEAYLLRSWHPGTRPAGVDFDPGLRWQRLEVHAGTEGGPFHTEGTVDFSAHFTDGGSPDVLREHSRFVRVDGAWVYLDALPPGR
- a CDS encoding carboxymuconolactone decarboxylase family protein, with the protein product MPHISITNGLPGISGLMARRPDTAAPLNQLAETLLRSPLSLSRGERELIAAYTSELNETEFCSGSHSAFAAAQLDGGAELVKAVLHGLDEAPVTPRLRALLRIAGAVRGPVRALPPELVAQARAAGADDDQIHDTVLIAAAFCLYNRYVTCLDTELPADPGYYEEGAERIVTRGYAPAAR
- a CDS encoding aminotransferase class IV family protein, encoding MAELNGRPVGADELQALALTNYGHFTSMRVEDGRVRGLALHLERLARDCRAVFGVELDTGRVRGLARRAAPAAGTGVVRVTVFDPALDIGRLGAGGRPQVLVTTRPAGALPLPPLRVRSVEFLRDAPEIKSVGLFGSLRQRRAAQLAGFDDALFTDAEQEISEGGTWNVGFVRDGQVLWPAARCLVGTTMELVKQVHGGATEPVRLADLAGFEAAFATNVAIGVQAISAVDGLALPGSHPVIDLLRQKYLDLPGDPL